In Leptolyngbya sp. SIO1E4, one DNA window encodes the following:
- a CDS encoding phytanoyl-CoA dioxygenase family protein, with amino-acid sequence MPSVQTRISLTPSQIAQFQSQGYLILENLLTPTQIDQIIDRFEPLFDTQFETGIYPDEWYGRPGLSQPNATRQMTGLWRCDRTLAGYTLSSEIGRLNATLMGWQGARYAFDACWIKPPDAPEVSFHRNNIYVSTVNPASVITCWIALSHATPKAGTLEIVPRSHQWNCSDTVRFLHAPKDDYRTPLWKAVAEAGIQDPDIISVELPPGSGIFFHGDLWHGSGRNRTTDQTRHSLAISTLPISTQFQPPGIGQGYIFSRYRRIDSLEMDESFFPILWHQDGYRTPFLADYCDDFLA; translated from the coding sequence ATGCCCTCAGTTCAAACCCGAATATCCCTCACGCCGAGTCAGATTGCCCAATTTCAATCCCAGGGCTATTTGATTCTGGAGAATCTTCTGACACCCACCCAGATCGACCAAATCATCGATCGCTTCGAGCCCCTCTTTGATACCCAGTTTGAAACCGGTATCTACCCCGACGAATGGTATGGGCGCCCTGGCCTGAGCCAGCCCAATGCCACCCGTCAGATGACTGGGCTGTGGCGGTGCGATCGCACCCTGGCTGGCTACACCCTCTCCAGTGAAATTGGCCGCCTCAATGCCACGCTGATGGGCTGGCAGGGGGCACGCTACGCCTTCGATGCCTGCTGGATCAAACCTCCCGACGCTCCAGAAGTCTCTTTTCACCGCAACAACATCTATGTTTCTACGGTGAACCCGGCATCCGTCATCACTTGCTGGATTGCCCTCAGCCACGCCACCCCAAAAGCCGGCACCCTCGAAATTGTGCCCCGCTCTCATCAGTGGAACTGCTCAGACACCGTACGCTTCCTCCACGCGCCTAAAGACGACTATCGCACCCCCCTCTGGAAAGCCGTCGCTGAGGCCGGTATCCAAGACCCAGACATTATCTCGGTAGAGCTGCCACCAGGAAGCGGCATTTTCTTCCACGGCGATCTCTGGCATGGCTCAGGCCGCAACCGCACCACCGATCAAACCCGCCATAGCCTCGCCATTAGCACCCTCCCCATCTCCACCCAATTTCAACCCCCCGGCATCGGGCAGGGCTACATCTTCAGCCGCTATCGCCGCATCGACAGCCTAGAAATGGACGAAAGCTTCTTCCCCATTCTTTGGCACCAAGACGGCTATCGCACCCCCTTCCTCGCCGACTACTGTGATGATTTCTTGGCTTAG
- a CDS encoding GntR family transcriptional regulator, which yields MVISEQLKEQIEAGQYVPGERLPSEFDLGKAFNVSRTTIRRAIANLIQQGLVTTQQGKGIFVSDRHKISFSMSNPLMQFDLALKQQGYTGHVHSLRFQLTKAPAEVTRMLQLSHQETQVYWQEKIIYADECPIALDITYLPEAMGAALAKPLQEGFTYSALMMNGIDLNAAEVRLESVPATYELSEYLAVPLGMPLLVFSYVVYWGKCTPAACGKTLSRSDWTCYTSQIEVAQASDGGDHTP from the coding sequence ATCGTTATTTCAGAGCAGCTAAAAGAACAAATTGAAGCAGGTCAATACGTCCCTGGAGAGCGTTTACCCAGTGAATTTGATCTAGGAAAAGCCTTCAACGTTAGCCGCACCACCATCCGTCGAGCGATCGCCAACCTGATTCAACAAGGGCTGGTAACCACTCAACAGGGCAAGGGGATTTTTGTCAGCGATCGCCACAAAATCAGTTTCTCAATGTCTAACCCGCTGATGCAATTTGACCTTGCCCTCAAGCAACAGGGGTACACCGGGCACGTTCATTCTTTGCGGTTCCAGCTCACAAAGGCTCCTGCTGAAGTCACTCGAATGCTGCAGCTCTCGCATCAAGAAACCCAAGTCTACTGGCAAGAAAAAATTATTTATGCGGATGAATGTCCCATTGCCTTAGACATTACGTATTTGCCCGAAGCCATGGGCGCGGCGCTCGCTAAGCCTTTGCAGGAAGGTTTTACCTATAGTGCCTTGATGATGAACGGCATTGATCTCAACGCTGCCGAAGTCCGTTTAGAAAGCGTGCCCGCCACCTACGAACTGAGTGAGTATTTAGCCGTGCCGCTGGGGATGCCGCTGTTGGTCTTCAGCTATGTGGTCTATTGGGGAAAATGCACCCCTGCAGCCTGTGGCAAAACTTTGTCTCGCTCTGACTGGACCTGCTACACCTCCCAAATTGAAGTGGCACAGGCAAGCGATGGCGGCGATCACACCCCTTAG